The DNA window GTCGTTCAAAGGATTCGGGACAGCGGGGTCAATGTGTGTACCGAGGGCGCTGTCATAGCCAAGATTTGGGATCGGGTGCCATGGGCTGGCGTACTCGCCTGCCCGTGGCCGGCCTCGTCTGGTGTAGTCCCGCCACGTGCAGCGGAGTACCGCAGCCCATGACACCCTCCCGCACCTCAGCCGGCCAGGCTTATTTGACCACCCGGACCCGGTGGTTCTCAGAATCGCCGATGTAGACCGCACCGTCGGCGTCAACGAAAACCCCGTGGGGGCGAGCGAGCTTGCACTTCAGGCCGTCGCCGTCAGGACCATCGCCTTTCAGTCCGGTACCGCAGACGACGTCGATCACGCCCGACTTGGGGTCCACGACACGAATCGAATGGCTCTCGGTGTCGGCGAGATAAACTTTGCCGTCGGGACCGATGCTGACGCCCTTGGGACCCGCGAGCGTTGCCGCCTTGGCCGGTCCGCCGTTGCCGGTGAAGCCGCTCTTGCCGGTGCCGGCGACGTGATGAATCGTGCCGGATTTCATGTCGAGCTTGAAGAGCTGATTCCCTTCGCGCAGCGCGAGCCACAGGTTGCCGTCGGCGTCGAAATCGATCGCCCGCGGGCCGCGCAGCGACACTTCCGAGATCTTTCCGCCATCGACCGTGGGTTCCTTTTTCCCGGTGCCGGCGAAAGTCGTGACGATTCCGGTTTTGGCATCGACCATGCGCACCCGATGATTCAGGATGTCGCAGATATACAGATTACCGGCCTTGTCGAGCTGAATGCTGTGCGGCTGGCTGAAGGTCGCCTTGGTGGCGGCCTCGCCGTCGCCGCTGTACCCGGCCTTGCCGGTGCCGGCGACGGTGCTGATGTTGCCGGACTTCATGTCTACTTTGCGGACGGTGTGGTTGAGCCTTTCGACGATGTACAGATCGCCGGCGGTATCGAAGCGGACCTCGTAGGGTTCGTTGAGCTCGGCCTTGATGGCAGGTCCGCCGTCGCCGCTGTACCCCTTTTTGCCGCCGACGCCGGCGACTGTGGACGCCTTGCCGTCCTTGTCGATTCTCCGGACCACGTGGTTGTCGGTATCGCAGACGTACATCGCGCCGTCGGGCCCACGGACAAGACCGAACACGTTATTTAGCT is part of the Humisphaera borealis genome and encodes:
- a CDS encoding NHL repeat-containing protein: MTATPRALICLTTLFLMVGCSKEADAAPGRPVSTYAGTGQKGYSGDGGPATAAQLNNVFGLVRGPDGAMYVCDTDNHVVRRIDKDGKASTVAGVGGKKGYSGDGGPAIKAELNEPYEVRFDTAGDLYIVERLNHTVRKVDMKSGNISTVAGTGKAGYSGDGEAATKATFSQPHSIQLDKAGNLYICDILNHRVRMVDAKTGIVTTFAGTGKKEPTVDGGKISEVSLRGPRAIDFDADGNLWLALREGNQLFKLDMKSGTIHHVAGTGKSGFTGNGGPAKAATLAGPKGVSIGPDGKVYLADTESHSIRVVDPKSGVIDVVCGTGLKGDGPDGDGLKCKLARPHGVFVDADGAVYIGDSENHRVRVVK